In one window of Borrelia anserina Es DNA:
- the arcC gene encoding carbamate kinase — MSKRVVVSFGGNALEGGDGSFSDQLSRIESSVCEIVDLVKYGYEVIISHGNGPQVGRILLENEMCKETPLVPLDVCVGMSQGMIGYYIEQALRNVMYKRKIKRRVVVVLTQVIVDKDDECFGKPSKPIGPFYDKIRAEELEGKGYILREDSGRGYRRVVASPRPIEIVEIEEISELMKKGCIVIACGGGGIPVIRDERGVIKGISGVIDKDFASSRLGQDIGADKLLIVTAVDHVALNFGSKDEVLLDKVNIIDLERYMREGHFAEGSMLPKVKASIEFVKSKKNRKAIITSLGKVIEGINGVTGTMITR; from the coding sequence ATGAGTAAAAGGGTTGTAGTAAGTTTTGGAGGAAATGCGTTAGAAGGTGGAGATGGGTCATTTAGCGATCAATTATCCAGAATAGAGAGTAGTGTGTGTGAGATAGTAGATTTGGTCAAGTATGGTTATGAGGTGATTATTAGTCATGGTAATGGCCCACAAGTAGGAAGGATCTTACTAGAGAATGAGATGTGCAAAGAGACACCATTGGTGCCACTTGATGTATGTGTTGGTATGAGTCAAGGCATGATAGGATATTATATTGAGCAGGCATTAAGGAATGTGATGTATAAGCGAAAGATTAAGCGAAGAGTGGTAGTAGTACTTACTCAAGTTATTGTAGATAAGGACGATGAGTGTTTTGGAAAACCTAGCAAACCCATTGGACCATTTTATGATAAGATAAGAGCAGAGGAGCTTGAGGGTAAGGGATATATTCTAAGAGAAGATAGTGGAAGAGGTTATAGGCGAGTAGTAGCGTCACCCAGGCCAATTGAGATTGTAGAAATTGAAGAGATAAGTGAGTTAATGAAGAAAGGATGTATCGTTATTGCGTGTGGAGGAGGAGGTATACCTGTTATACGAGATGAAAGAGGAGTGATTAAAGGAATAAGTGGAGTAATTGATAAAGACTTTGCGTCATCTAGATTAGGACAGGATATAGGAGCAGATAAATTATTGATAGTCACTGCTGTTGATCATGTAGCATTAAATTTTGGAAGTAAAGATGAAGTTTTGCTTGACAAGGTTAATATTATTGATTTAGAGAGATATATGAGAGAAGGACATTTTGCAGAAGGATCTATGTTGCCTAAAGTAAAGGCAAGTATTGAATTTGTAAAATCTAAAAAAAATAGGAAAGCAATTATTACATCATTAGGGAAAGTTATTGAAGGAATAAATGGTGTTACAGGAACAATGATAACT